ATTAGTATTATTTTGTAGCCATTATTTTTGATTTTATCAATAATTTTAATTAGATATTTCCCCGCTAAGGTTGTTTCCACAACAAAGGATTTTTTTTTAATAATACAATTTTCTATTTTGGCAAAAAAGATTTTACCTGCTTTTAGTCTCATTTTCTCTAATCTACTTGGAGACAATGCCTTTGCAATCTCATCCGCATTAATAAAAATCAGGTTCGTATTTTCAATAAATTCTTTTGCGAATGTTGTTTTCCCGCTCCCATTGGGACCTGCAACAATGTAT
The bacterium genome window above contains:
- a CDS encoding zeta toxin family protein — translated: MKLAYIVAGPNGSGKTTFAKEFIENTNLIFINADEIAKALSPSRLEKMRLKAGKIFFAKIENCIIKKKSFVVETTLAGKYLIKIIDKIKNNGYKIILIYIYLESIEEAIRRIDIRVKKGGHTVPKKDIKRRFKRSMDNFWNIYRKKVHNWEMFFNSKDEFLQVAVGIGNEVDVINEEYFSLFIREVS